A region from the Terriglobales bacterium genome encodes:
- a CDS encoding AMP-binding protein — protein MARAMPNYYRRFVESAERWPKNVALELQRQHGAPAGPGDRLTYAELRRLAEAVGAWLGQNAPPGARCALLANNSPRWVAAYLGALAAGCVAVPLDTAFKAEQAAKLLKDSGSSILFTDVRHLALAQKSVTGDTGIVLLDAPHATAADSRLKDLKSAAHAAVSPSAAGVPTLDQIAAAGARNFSVAEVANDDLAMLLYTSGTTSDPKGVMLTHGNLWAESEAVFKALRVYPTDALLGVLPLFHALAQMANLLLPLVAGARVVYLESLNTSELMRALSERDITIFACVPQFFYLIHERVLHQVEERGAFAKIVFSLLKRFTAAARKLGLNPGRVLFRRVHDALGRNMRFLVTGGSRFDPAVARDLYCMGFDILQAYGLTETSGGATVTLPNNNVLGSVGQPLPGGVEVRIVDPKPQSEGPPVGEIAMRGGIVMRGYYNRPDATAETLRDGWLHTGDLGYLDSRGNLFITGRQKDVIVLSSGKNIYPEEIEAHYQRSPFIKEITVMGLQGRPGEPFSERLHAVIVPDFDALRARKIVNAKEVIRYDIETLSAELPSTKRILSYEIWQKDLPRTTTRKLKRFAIQQEVVRGQAAQAAAAPAGPSAPGREFTEDDLAWLDDPEAARALAVVKSASNVKREVIHPDDSLELDLGLDSMERVELLVAVEEALDAKVEDSVAADVYTVRELVEAVRAGAGRKRADAAGWDSLLAADPPPEDVREFRPRPVATLFWYLAGRLVQVASRDLFKLRVSGLENLPREGPFIICPNHQSYLDPPVVASTIPWPVFRRIFVVGTSEIFGAGLFRKIAQTFRLFPVDPDRNLVPAMRIGACGLRRGGVLLIYPEGERSVDGAVRRFKKGAAILSAHLHVPIVPVAIDGFYDAWPRGKGFQKLAPLTIRYGPPVYPPEKIAADPEQTYQEVIGEVRKRVIAMWNDVHRAATPPRSDSADAAHTAAAGCPGIAAPRL, from the coding sequence TTGGCCCGCGCCATGCCCAACTACTACCGGCGATTCGTCGAATCCGCCGAGCGCTGGCCGAAGAACGTCGCACTGGAATTGCAGCGCCAGCACGGCGCGCCCGCCGGGCCCGGCGACCGCCTTACCTACGCCGAACTTCGCCGCCTCGCCGAGGCGGTCGGCGCGTGGCTCGGCCAGAACGCGCCGCCGGGCGCACGCTGCGCTCTGCTGGCCAACAACAGCCCGCGCTGGGTAGCGGCGTATCTGGGCGCGCTCGCCGCCGGCTGCGTCGCCGTGCCGCTGGACACCGCGTTCAAGGCCGAGCAGGCCGCCAAGCTCCTCAAGGACAGCGGCAGCTCCATCCTGTTCACCGACGTCCGCCATCTGGCCTTGGCGCAAAAGTCCGTGACCGGCGACACCGGTATCGTGCTGCTCGATGCGCCCCACGCCACCGCCGCTGATTCGCGCCTCAAGGACCTGAAGTCCGCCGCGCACGCCGCCGTCTCGCCAAGCGCCGCCGGCGTTCCAACGCTCGATCAGATCGCCGCCGCCGGCGCGCGCAACTTCTCCGTCGCCGAGGTCGCCAATGACGATCTCGCCATGCTGCTCTACACCTCCGGCACCACCAGCGACCCCAAGGGCGTGATGCTCACGCACGGCAACCTGTGGGCCGAGAGCGAAGCCGTCTTCAAGGCGCTGCGGGTCTACCCAACCGACGCCCTTCTTGGCGTGCTCCCGCTCTTCCACGCGCTGGCGCAAATGGCCAACCTGCTGCTGCCGCTCGTCGCCGGCGCCCGCGTCGTCTACCTGGAATCGCTCAACACCAGCGAACTCATGCGGGCGCTGAGCGAGCGCGACATCACCATCTTCGCCTGCGTCCCGCAGTTCTTCTACCTGATCCACGAACGCGTGCTGCACCAGGTGGAAGAGCGCGGCGCCTTCGCCAAGATCGTCTTCAGCCTGCTCAAACGGTTCACCGCCGCCGCCCGCAAGCTCGGCCTCAATCCCGGACGCGTCCTGTTCCGCCGCGTGCATGACGCGCTCGGGCGCAACATGCGGTTCCTCGTCACCGGGGGCTCCCGCTTCGATCCCGCCGTCGCCCGCGACCTGTACTGCATGGGCTTCGACATCCTGCAGGCCTACGGCCTCACCGAGACTTCCGGGGGCGCCACCGTCACGCTGCCGAACAACAACGTGCTCGGCTCGGTCGGACAGCCGCTCCCGGGCGGCGTGGAGGTCCGCATCGTTGATCCGAAGCCGCAATCCGAAGGCCCGCCCGTGGGCGAAATCGCCATGCGCGGCGGCATCGTGATGCGCGGCTACTACAACCGTCCTGACGCTACCGCCGAAACACTCCGCGACGGATGGCTGCACACCGGTGATCTCGGCTATCTCGATTCGCGCGGCAACCTGTTCATCACCGGCCGGCAGAAGGACGTCATCGTCCTCAGCTCGGGAAAGAACATTTATCCCGAAGAAATCGAGGCGCACTACCAGCGCTCGCCGTTCATCAAGGAAATCACCGTGATGGGCCTGCAGGGCCGCCCCGGCGAGCCGTTTTCCGAGCGCCTGCACGCCGTCATCGTTCCGGACTTCGACGCGCTCCGCGCCCGCAAGATCGTCAACGCGAAAGAGGTCATCCGCTACGACATCGAAACGCTCTCCGCCGAGTTGCCTTCGACCAAGCGCATCCTGAGCTACGAGATCTGGCAGAAGGACCTGCCTCGGACGACAACCCGCAAACTCAAGCGCTTCGCTATCCAGCAGGAAGTCGTGCGCGGACAAGCGGCGCAAGCCGCCGCGGCGCCGGCCGGGCCCAGCGCTCCCGGCCGGGAGTTCACCGAAGACGACCTCGCCTGGCTCGACGATCCCGAAGCCGCCCGCGCCCTCGCTGTCGTCAAGTCCGCCAGCAACGTCAAGCGCGAGGTCATCCACCCCGACGATTCGCTCGAACTCGATCTCGGTCTCGATTCGATGGAGCGCGTCGAACTGCTGGTCGCCGTGGAAGAAGCGCTGGACGCGAAAGTGGAAGACTCGGTCGCCGCCGACGTCTACACCGTGCGCGAACTGGTGGAAGCCGTCCGCGCGGGCGCCGGGCGCAAGCGCGCCGACGCCGCCGGATGGGACTCGCTCCTCGCCGCCGATCCGCCGCCGGAAGACGTGCGCGAGTTCCGCCCGCGGCCCGTCGCAACCTTGTTTTGGTATCTGGCCGGACGTCTGGTGCAGGTCGCCTCGCGCGACCTGTTCAAGCTGCGCGTCTCCGGCCTCGAGAACCTGCCGCGCGAAGGCCCGTTCATCATCTGCCCCAACCATCAGAGCTATCTCGATCCCCCGGTGGTCGCGAGCACGATTCCGTGGCCGGTCTTCCGCCGCATTTTCGTCGTCGGCACCAGTGAGATTTTCGGCGCCGGACTCTTCCGCAAGATTGCGCAGACGTTCCGCCTCTTCCCCGTCGATCCCGACCGGAACCTGGTTCCGGCCATGCGCATCGGCGCCTGCGGCCTGCGCCGCGGCGGTGTGCTGCTGATTTATCCCGAAGGCGAGCGCTCCGTAGACGGCGCCGTCCGCCGCTTCAAGAAAGGCGCCGCCATTCTCAGCGCGCACTTGCACGTGCCCATCGTGCCCGTCGCGATTGACGGCTTCTACGACGCCTGGCCTCGCGGCAAAGGTTTCCAGAAACTAGCGCCGCTCACGATTCGCTACGGCCCGCCCGTGTACCCGCCGGAGAAAATCGCTGCCGACCCCGAGCAGACGTATCAGGAAGTGATCGGCGAAGTCCGCAAGCGCGTGATCGCCATGTGGAACGATGTGCACCGCGCGGCAACACCACCGCGCTCCGACTCCGCCGATGCCGCCCACACCGCCGCTGCCGGTTGTCCCGGCATCGCCGCACCTCGGCTATGA
- a CDS encoding class I SAM-dependent methyltransferase: MRLANLMENRLVYRLWQAPFAEDKFAPIRRHNDLRRVRRVLDVGCGPGTNTQHFAHCDYTGIDLNEGYINDARRRYGRNFIAADATQFTPEGDPYDFILINSFLHHLPTPAVEGILRNLSTLLTPGGHIHILELIMPAGPSVARLLARMDRGHYARPEAEWRALFERDFATVLFEPYPLRGLGATLWNMVYFKGQAKS, translated from the coding sequence ATGAGGCTCGCGAACCTGATGGAGAACCGGCTGGTCTACCGCCTGTGGCAGGCGCCCTTCGCCGAAGACAAGTTCGCGCCCATCCGCCGCCACAACGACCTGCGCCGGGTGCGCCGCGTGCTCGACGTCGGCTGCGGCCCCGGCACCAACACGCAGCACTTCGCCCACTGCGACTACACCGGCATTGATCTCAACGAGGGATACATCAACGACGCGCGCCGCCGCTACGGGCGCAACTTCATCGCCGCCGACGCCACGCAATTCACGCCCGAAGGCGATCCCTACGACTTCATCCTGATCAACAGCTTCCTTCACCACCTGCCGACGCCGGCGGTGGAAGGCATCCTGCGGAATCTCTCCACGCTGCTCACGCCCGGCGGACACATCCACATCCTGGAGCTGATCATGCCGGCCGGGCCGTCGGTCGCGCGCCTGCTCGCGCGCATGGACCGCGGCCACTATGCGCGCCCCGAGGCTGAGTGGCGCGCGCTGTTCGAGCGCGATTTCGCCACCGTGCTGTTCGAGCCGTATCCGCTGCGCGGTCTAGGCGCTACCCTGTGGAACATGGTTTACTTCAAGGGCCAGGCCAAATCATGA
- a CDS encoding DUF892 family protein: MQTAHELFIHELNDMLDGEQKVLEALGEMAGESASPELRKNFEQHRQQTENQVERLREALDSIGEEPETTECRGIMGLKEEHDTFKEQDPSPDLMDVFNVGAGIKTERYEISAYESLIQLAKQMRHKQAEKLLNQNLKEEQQALRKLEQLSKKLKPEEPGMGEEEMEEAPRRGARGAARRGRRIA; the protein is encoded by the coding sequence ATGCAGACAGCTCACGAATTATTCATCCATGAATTGAACGACATGCTGGACGGCGAACAGAAGGTGCTGGAGGCGCTGGGCGAGATGGCCGGCGAGAGCGCCAGTCCCGAGCTGCGCAAAAACTTTGAGCAGCACCGCCAGCAGACAGAGAACCAGGTGGAGCGGCTGCGCGAGGCACTCGATTCCATCGGCGAGGAGCCGGAGACGACCGAGTGCAGGGGCATCATGGGGCTGAAGGAGGAGCACGACACGTTCAAAGAACAAGACCCGTCTCCGGACCTGATGGATGTATTCAATGTCGGCGCGGGTATCAAGACGGAGCGGTATGAGATCAGCGCGTACGAATCGCTCATCCAGCTTGCGAAGCAGATGAGGCACAAGCAAGCCGAGAAGCTGCTGAATCAGAACCTGAAGGAAGAGCAGCAGGCGCTGCGCAAGCTGGAGCAGTTGAGCAAGAAGCTCAAGCCCGAAGAACCGGGCATGGGCGAGGAGGAGATGGAGGAGGCGCCGCGTCGCGGCGCGCGCGGGGCGGCGAGGCGCGGACGGCGGATCGCGTAG
- a CDS encoding glycosyltransferase family 2 protein, with translation MTTPSISIAIPLHNEEEVVPELLRRVGAVLDQIGGSRHQIVLVDDGSTDATLDLLRRAAAQDARITVVALSRNFGHQAAITAALDHAFGDAVVVMDADLQDVPEAIPQFVAKFQEGFDVVYAQRIRRKEAWPVRLCYFIFYRLLAQLSEVRLPLDAGDFGLMSKRVVEELRAMREHHRYLRGLRAWVGFRQIGVPIERDRRGAGRSKYSWRRLMKLASDGILAFSIVPLRAAAMLGLLAMVASFAFALYSVLAKYLLNRSPLGFTALTLLITFLSGVNLLFLGVIGEYVGRIYEETKARPLYIVQQVIGAPRTADARAAAALPERSRH, from the coding sequence ATGACCACGCCGTCCATCTCGATCGCCATCCCGCTGCACAACGAGGAAGAGGTGGTTCCCGAGCTGCTGCGGCGCGTGGGCGCGGTGCTCGACCAGATCGGCGGCTCGCGCCACCAGATCGTGCTGGTAGACGATGGCAGCACCGACGCCACGCTCGACCTGCTGCGCCGCGCCGCCGCGCAAGACGCGCGCATCACCGTGGTCGCGCTCTCGCGCAACTTCGGACACCAGGCGGCCATCACCGCCGCCCTCGACCACGCCTTCGGCGACGCCGTCGTCGTCATGGACGCCGACCTGCAGGACGTGCCCGAAGCCATCCCGCAGTTCGTCGCCAAGTTTCAAGAGGGATTCGACGTGGTCTACGCGCAGCGCATCCGCCGCAAGGAAGCCTGGCCGGTGCGGCTCTGCTACTTCATCTTCTATCGGCTGCTGGCGCAGCTCTCCGAAGTCCGGCTGCCGCTCGACGCCGGCGACTTCGGCCTGATGTCGAAGCGGGTGGTCGAAGAGTTGCGCGCCATGCGCGAGCACCATCGCTACCTGCGCGGATTGCGCGCCTGGGTCGGCTTCCGCCAGATTGGCGTGCCCATCGAGCGCGACCGCCGCGGCGCCGGACGCAGCAAGTACAGCTGGCGCCGCCTCATGAAGCTCGCCTCCGACGGCATCCTGGCCTTCTCCATCGTTCCGCTGCGCGCCGCCGCCATGCTCGGCCTGCTCGCCATGGTGGCGTCGTTCGCCTTCGCGCTCTACAGCGTGCTCGCCAAGTACCTGTTGAACCGCTCGCCGCTCGGGTTCACCGCTCTCACGCTGCTCATCACGTTTCTCTCCGGCGTCAACCTGCTTTTCCTCGGCGTGATCGGTGAGTACGTCGGAAGGATTTACGAGGAAACGAAAGCGCGCCCGCTTTATATCGTGCAACAGGTCATCGGCGCGCCGCGCACTGCTGATGCCCGTGCCGCCGCGGCGCTCCCTGAGCGCTCGCGCCACTAG
- a CDS encoding class I SAM-dependent methyltransferase, translating to MDPRYGERYRDLYQRHWWWRAREKAVLGVLAENLAPNGRQRILDVGCGDGLLFDELLKFGDVEGLEPEAALLDPTGPHRARIHVGGLDSAFRPAQPYSALLMLDVLEHLPEPAAALRHAATLLAPGGVLLITVPAFRLLWTQHDVLNHHVTRYRRSTLLPLVTDAGFDVKLARYYYHWMFPAKLVTRAVEAITRAGPAVPRVPPAPINQLLYAVSRMEQPLSRALPIPFGNSLLVLATKK from the coding sequence GTGGACCCGCGCTACGGCGAACGCTACCGCGATCTCTACCAGCGGCACTGGTGGTGGCGCGCCCGCGAAAAAGCCGTGCTGGGCGTGCTCGCGGAAAATCTGGCGCCCAACGGCCGGCAACGCATCCTCGACGTCGGCTGCGGCGATGGGCTGCTCTTCGACGAGCTGCTCAAGTTCGGCGACGTCGAGGGCCTCGAGCCCGAAGCCGCGCTTCTCGATCCGACCGGGCCTCATCGCGCCCGCATCCACGTCGGCGGACTCGATTCCGCCTTCCGCCCAGCACAACCGTATTCCGCGCTGCTCATGCTCGACGTGCTGGAGCACCTGCCCGAGCCCGCCGCAGCGCTGCGCCACGCCGCCACGTTACTCGCGCCCGGCGGCGTTCTGCTGATCACCGTTCCGGCCTTCCGCCTGCTCTGGACGCAGCACGACGTGCTCAATCACCACGTCACCCGCTATCGCCGCTCAACCCTGCTGCCGCTGGTGACCGATGCCGGCTTCGACGTAAAGCTGGCGCGCTACTACTACCACTGGATGTTCCCCGCCAAGCTCGTCACGCGCGCCGTGGAAGCGATCACGCGCGCCGGACCCGCCGTCCCGCGCGTTCCGCCAGCGCCCATCAATCAGCTGCTCTATGCCGTCAGCCGCATGGAGCAGCCCCTCAGCCGCGCCCTGCCGATTCCATTCGGCAATTCGCTGCTGGTGCTCGCGACAAAGAAATAG
- a CDS encoding PaeR7I family type II restriction endonuclease: MNLERGLSKAVAHYGKTRSFQAANQGKGGNQDYKERASVTGGKQMDGFTHVLCDVIEQAGLHRTEIFRGKSIGEIPGFYRPTKNWDTIIVADGKLVALIELKSQMGPSFGNNFNNRVEEALGNATDVWKAYAEKTFASSPRPWLGYLMLLEDCPESRGVKKVCEPHFPVRPEFRDERYAPGNHLAVSYAKRYELFCRKMMLDRLYDSACLILSPRSQGMRGRFSEPATDLTFKAFAASLAGKAAEHVAKREFK, encoded by the coding sequence ATGAACCTGGAAAGAGGACTATCGAAGGCCGTCGCCCACTACGGGAAAACCAGGTCGTTTCAGGCGGCGAACCAGGGCAAGGGAGGGAACCAGGATTATAAGGAGCGGGCCTCCGTCACCGGCGGCAAGCAGATGGACGGGTTTACTCACGTGCTTTGCGACGTCATCGAACAGGCCGGCCTTCACCGAACCGAGATTTTTCGAGGCAAGTCGATCGGAGAGATTCCAGGCTTTTACCGCCCGACAAAGAACTGGGACACCATCATCGTGGCTGATGGCAAACTCGTGGCGCTGATCGAGTTGAAGTCGCAGATGGGTCCATCGTTCGGAAACAATTTCAACAATCGTGTTGAAGAAGCACTTGGGAATGCGACGGACGTGTGGAAGGCGTATGCGGAGAAGACGTTCGCTAGCTCACCGCGTCCATGGCTTGGATATCTCATGCTGTTGGAGGACTGTCCAGAGTCCCGTGGTGTCAAGAAGGTTTGCGAGCCTCACTTTCCGGTACGCCCTGAATTCCGGGATGAACGATACGCGCCCGGCAATCATCTTGCGGTCTCGTACGCGAAACGTTACGAGCTCTTCTGCCGCAAGATGATGCTCGATCGCTTGTACGACTCAGCATGCCTGATTCTGAGCCCACGCTCGCAGGGTATGCGAGGCAGATTTTCCGAGCCTGCAACAGACCTGACATTCAAGGCATTTGCAGCGTCGTTGGCTGGCAAGGCGGCCGAGCACGTTGCAAAGCGCGAATTCAAATAG
- the secA gene encoding preprotein translocase subunit SecA, producing MNLLAKVFGTKNEREVKRLMPLVERINALEPRMAALSDADLRAKTDEFRARIAGKTKPFDEQLARLAADPETDADAAKPVEDEREAALKEALEELLPEAFAVVREAGKRVLNMRHFDVQLIGGMVLHSGKIAEMKTGEGKTLVATLPVYLNALSGRGVHVVTVNDYLAKRDAEWMGRLYRFLGLTVGVIVHELDDAERREAYAADVTYGTNNEFGFDYLRDNMKFDLNDCVQRGHNFAIVDEVDSILIDEARTPLIISGASEESTDKYYRVDRIIPKLEKGEERDTAPGEPKILTGDFVVDEKHRTITVTDEGWEKVEQLLGIGNIADPENWDLKHHVETAVKAHALYRRDVEYVVKDGEVIIVDEFTGRLMPGRRWSDGLHQAIEAKEGVKIERENQTLATITFQNYFRMYRKLAGMTGTAETEAPEFEKIYKLEVIVIPTNKPLLRKENPDIVYRTEKEKFGAVADEIQRLNETGQPVLVGTTSIEKSERLSELLKRKGIKHVVLNAKYHEREAEIVAQAGRKGMVTIATNMAGRGTDILLGGNAEFMAKQECFKKGVLRPVQTAAGKLAGRKSGEETTLLYYQGTEYEAPAAQWQEIYARYERETRREHDEVVSVGGLHILGTERHEARRIDNQLRGRAGRQGDPGSSRFYLSLEDDLMRIFAREWVSNLLQRLGMEEGVPIESRMITRRIEAAQKAVEAQNFEARKHLLEYDDVMNKQREAVYGLRRQLLEGVDQKELIVEDYVAGILGELMDEYAPANVHAEQWDLDGLKNQVFTRFGVDLGAEGVLSQRLNRQELGDAAFAKLKERYDAKEKLIGADAMRYHERMIMLSVLDAQWKDHLLSMDHLKEGIGLRGYGQHDPLVEYKRESFEMFEAMLQRFQEDTVRYLYLMQVVESGRPAPAPASAGGPQGAARAQAAPGADGHGRMPATSMDDVLEEFQRKKRRELEQARMAGAGDMQPVQQVRRAGDKVGRNDPCPCGSGKKYKKCCGA from the coding sequence TTGAACCTTCTAGCCAAAGTTTTTGGCACCAAGAACGAGCGCGAGGTAAAGCGGCTGATGCCGCTGGTGGAGCGCATCAATGCGCTCGAGCCGCGGATGGCCGCGCTCTCCGATGCCGACCTGCGCGCCAAAACCGACGAGTTCCGCGCGCGCATTGCCGGGAAAACCAAGCCCTTCGACGAGCAACTGGCGCGGCTGGCGGCCGATCCTGAGACCGACGCCGATGCCGCCAAGCCGGTGGAAGACGAGCGCGAGGCGGCGCTGAAGGAGGCGCTCGAAGAGCTGCTGCCGGAGGCGTTCGCCGTGGTCCGCGAGGCGGGCAAGCGCGTCCTCAATATGCGGCACTTCGACGTGCAGTTGATCGGCGGCATGGTGCTGCACTCGGGCAAGATTGCTGAAATGAAGACCGGCGAAGGCAAAACGCTGGTCGCCACCCTGCCGGTGTATCTGAATGCGCTGAGCGGGCGCGGCGTGCACGTGGTCACCGTCAACGATTACCTGGCCAAGCGCGATGCCGAGTGGATGGGCCGGCTGTATCGCTTCCTTGGGCTGACGGTGGGCGTGATCGTGCACGAACTGGACGACGCCGAGCGCCGCGAAGCCTACGCCGCCGACGTCACCTACGGAACCAATAACGAGTTCGGTTTCGACTACCTGCGCGACAACATGAAGTTCGACCTGAATGACTGTGTGCAGCGCGGGCACAACTTCGCCATCGTGGACGAAGTGGACTCGATCCTCATCGACGAGGCCAGGACGCCGCTCATCATCAGCGGCGCGAGCGAGGAATCCACCGACAAGTACTACCGCGTCGACCGCATCATCCCCAAGCTGGAAAAGGGCGAGGAGCGGGACACCGCGCCCGGCGAGCCGAAAATCCTGACCGGCGACTTCGTGGTCGATGAGAAGCACCGCACCATCACCGTCACCGACGAGGGCTGGGAAAAAGTTGAGCAGCTCCTCGGCATCGGGAACATCGCCGATCCGGAAAACTGGGACCTGAAGCACCACGTGGAAACCGCGGTGAAGGCGCACGCGCTTTACCGGCGTGATGTGGAGTACGTGGTGAAGGACGGCGAAGTCATCATTGTGGATGAGTTCACCGGGCGCCTGATGCCGGGGCGTCGCTGGTCCGACGGGTTGCACCAGGCGATTGAAGCCAAGGAAGGCGTGAAGATCGAGCGCGAGAACCAGACGCTGGCCACGATTACCTTCCAGAATTACTTCCGCATGTACAGGAAGCTGGCCGGCATGACCGGTACGGCGGAGACGGAAGCGCCTGAGTTCGAGAAGATCTACAAGCTGGAAGTTATCGTTATCCCCACGAACAAGCCGCTGCTGCGGAAAGAGAATCCCGACATCGTCTATCGCACCGAAAAAGAAAAATTCGGCGCGGTGGCCGACGAGATCCAGCGTCTGAACGAGACCGGCCAGCCGGTGCTGGTGGGCACCACGTCCATCGAAAAGTCCGAGAGGCTGTCAGAACTGCTGAAGCGCAAGGGCATCAAGCACGTGGTGCTGAACGCCAAGTATCACGAGCGCGAAGCCGAGATCGTGGCCCAGGCAGGGCGCAAGGGCATGGTGACCATCGCCACCAACATGGCCGGCCGCGGCACGGATATTTTGCTCGGCGGGAACGCCGAGTTCATGGCCAAGCAGGAGTGCTTCAAGAAGGGCGTGCTGCGTCCGGTGCAGACGGCGGCGGGCAAGCTGGCGGGCAGGAAGTCGGGCGAGGAGACCACTCTTCTTTATTACCAGGGCACCGAGTATGAAGCGCCGGCGGCGCAGTGGCAGGAAATTTATGCGCGCTACGAACGCGAGACGCGGCGCGAGCACGACGAAGTAGTCAGCGTGGGCGGGCTGCACATCCTGGGCACCGAGCGGCACGAGGCCCGGCGCATCGACAACCAGCTCCGCGGACGCGCGGGCCGCCAGGGCGATCCCGGATCGTCGCGCTTCTATCTCTCGCTGGAAGACGACCTGATGCGCATCTTCGCCAGGGAGTGGGTGTCAAACCTGCTCCAGCGGCTGGGGATGGAAGAGGGCGTGCCCATCGAGTCGCGCATGATTACGCGGCGCATCGAGGCGGCGCAGAAGGCGGTCGAGGCGCAGAACTTCGAGGCCCGCAAACACCTGCTCGAGTATGACGACGTGATGAACAAGCAGCGCGAGGCGGTTTACGGCCTGCGCCGCCAGTTGCTCGAGGGAGTGGACCAGAAGGAATTGATCGTCGAGGACTACGTCGCCGGCATCCTGGGCGAGCTGATGGATGAGTACGCGCCGGCCAACGTTCACGCCGAGCAGTGGGACCTGGACGGCCTGAAGAACCAGGTGTTCACGCGGTTCGGCGTGGACCTGGGCGCCGAGGGCGTGCTCTCGCAGCGCCTCAACCGGCAGGAGCTGGGCGACGCGGCCTTTGCCAAGCTGAAGGAGCGTTACGACGCCAAGGAAAAGCTGATCGGCGCCGACGCCATGCGCTATCACGAGCGCATGATCATGCTGAGCGTGCTCGACGCGCAGTGGAAGGACCACCTGCTCTCCATGGACCACCTGAAGGAGGGCATCGGGCTGCGCGGCTACGGGCAGCACGATCCGCTGGTGGAGTACAAGCGTGAGTCGTTCGAGATGTTCGAGGCGATGCTGCAGCGCTTCCAGGAAGACACGGTGCGCTATCTCTACCTGATGCAGGTGGTGGAGAGCGGCCGTCCGGCGCCGGCGCCGGCATCGGCGGGCGGGCCGCAAGGCGCAGCGCGGGCGCAGGCGGCCCCGGGCGCCGACGGCCACGGCCGCATGCCGGCAACCTCGATGGACGACGTGCTCGAAGAATTCCAGCGCAAGAAGCGCCGCGAACTGGAGCAGGCGCGCATGGCCGGCGCCGGCGACATGCAGCCCGTCCAGCAGGTGCGCCGCGCAGGCGACAAGGTGGGGCGGAACGATCCTTGTCCTTGCGGGTCGGGGAAGAAATATAAGAAGTGCTGCGGAGCGTAA
- a CDS encoding class IV adenylate cyclase, producing the protein MPAENEIKVRLADLAAFEQRLASAGFQLKTPRTHEVNTLYDFPGHPLRGRGELLRLRRYGDQWTLTHKGPGNPGARHKSRVETETRVADGQATERILLALGLEPVFRYEKFRSEWADSTGHVVLDHTPIGDFAEIEGPPDWLDRTASRLGISQDGYLTSSYAELFADWKRRSGSGATEMTFAATGAKENR; encoded by the coding sequence GTGCCCGCGGAAAACGAAATCAAGGTCCGCCTCGCCGACCTCGCCGCTTTCGAGCAGCGGCTCGCCTCCGCCGGTTTCCAGCTCAAGACCCCGCGCACGCACGAGGTGAACACGCTCTACGATTTTCCCGGACACCCGCTGCGCGGTCGCGGCGAACTGCTGCGCCTGCGCCGCTACGGCGACCAGTGGACGCTCACCCACAAGGGCCCGGGCAATCCCGGCGCCCGCCACAAATCGCGCGTGGAAACGGAAACCCGCGTGGCCGATGGCCAAGCCACCGAGCGAATCCTGCTGGCGCTGGGACTTGAGCCCGTGTTCCGCTACGAGAAGTTCCGCAGCGAGTGGGCCGATTCGACCGGCCACGTCGTCCTCGACCACACGCCCATCGGCGACTTCGCCGAGATCGAGGGCCCGCCCGACTGGCTCGACCGCACCGCGTCGCGGCTGGGCATCAGCCAGGACGGCTACCTCACCTCGTCCTACGCCGAGCTTTTCGCAGACTGGAAACGCCGCTCCGGCAGCGGCGCGACCGAAATGACATTCGCGGCCACTGGCGCCAAAGAAAATCGATGA
- a CDS encoding site-specific DNA-methyltransferase, giving the protein MELVLTSPPYWTLKEYNLGTEQLGYITDYESFLDELDKVWARLYDALVPGGRLICVVGDVCLSRRRNGGRHTVVPLHASIQERCRRIGFDNLAPIIWHKIANAAFEVENGGAGFLGKPYEPNAVIKNDIEYIIMERKPGGYRSPSIETRLLSLIPAERHQVWFQQIWSDLPGASTKDHPAPFPLELAERLIRMFSFVGDTVLDPFMGTATTNLAASNWGRNSIGIEVDPEYFSRACVRVVPRQEGLFKISSVTTHR; this is encoded by the coding sequence GTGGAGCTCGTCCTGACTTCGCCTCCCTACTGGACGCTCAAGGAATATAACCTCGGAACGGAACAACTCGGCTACATCACAGACTACGAAAGCTTTCTCGACGAACTGGATAAAGTGTGGGCCCGTCTTTATGACGCCCTGGTTCCAGGCGGTAGATTGATATGCGTCGTCGGCGACGTTTGCTTGTCCCGCCGTCGAAATGGGGGCCGTCATACCGTCGTTCCGCTGCACGCGTCAATTCAAGAGCGGTGCCGACGGATCGGCTTTGATAACTTGGCCCCGATCATTTGGCACAAAATCGCCAATGCGGCATTCGAGGTCGAGAATGGCGGAGCAGGGTTTCTGGGCAAGCCGTACGAGCCAAATGCCGTGATCAAGAACGACATCGAGTACATCATCATGGAGCGCAAACCCGGCGGCTATCGCAGTCCTTCAATCGAGACGCGACTCCTGAGCCTGATCCCCGCGGAACGACACCAGGTGTGGTTTCAGCAGATTTGGTCCGACCTGCCGGGCGCGTCCACGAAGGACCATCCTGCCCCGTTCCCGTTAGAACTTGCGGAACGGTTGATAAGGATGTTCAGCTTCGTTGGAGATACCGTGCTGGATCCCTTTATGGGCACAGCGACCACCAACCTGGCGGCGTCCAATTGGGGCAGAAACAGCATCGGTATTGAAGTTGATCCCGAGTATTTTTCCCGCGCATGCGTTCGGGTGGTGCCCCGCCAGGAAGGACTCTTCAAAATCTCGTCCGTTACGACCCACCGATGA